The following coding sequences lie in one Lentilactobacillus sp. SPB1-3 genomic window:
- the rpsF gene encoding 30S ribosomal protein S6 yields MEEKKYEITYIIRPDIEDAAKTALVERFDKILTDNGAKIIDSKDWSKRKFAYEIGGYNEGTYHIVNLTADSDAALNEFDRLSKISDDILRQMTVVREG; encoded by the coding sequence ATGGAAGAAAAGAAATACGAAATTACTTACATCATTCGTCCAGATATCGAAGACGCTGCTAAGACTGCTTTAGTAGAACGTTTCGACAAGATCTTGACTGATAACGGTGCTAAGATTATCGATTCTAAAGATTGGTCAAAGCGTAAGTTTGCTTACGAAATTGGTGGCTACAATGAAGGTACTTACCACATTGTTAACTTAACTGCTGATTCAGATGCAGCTTTGAACGAATTTGATCGTCTTTCAAAGATCAGTGACGACATTTTACGTCAAATGACTGTCGTTCGCGAAGGTTAA
- the ssb gene encoding single-stranded DNA-binding protein, with protein sequence MLNRAMLTGRLTRDVDLRYTQSGTAVGTFTLAVDRQFTNQQGEREADFINCVIWRKSAENFANFVHKGSLVGIDGRIQTRNYENQQGQRVYVTEVVVENFALLEPRSNRDNNNQGAPQGGNAPQQGNGNPFGNTSNNSNSSAPADPFANSGDSIDISDDDLPF encoded by the coding sequence ATGCTAAACAGAGCAATGTTAACGGGACGCCTAACCCGCGATGTTGATTTACGATACACTCAAAGTGGAACAGCTGTAGGTACATTTACACTTGCAGTTGATCGCCAGTTTACAAATCAACAAGGTGAACGTGAGGCAGATTTCATTAACTGCGTTATCTGGCGTAAATCCGCTGAAAATTTTGCCAACTTCGTTCATAAAGGATCTTTGGTTGGAATTGATGGTCGTATTCAGACTAGAAATTATGAAAATCAACAAGGTCAGCGAGTTTATGTAACTGAAGTTGTGGTTGAAAACTTTGCATTATTAGAGCCACGGTCAAACCGTGACAACAACAATCAAGGTGCACCACAAGGTGGCAATGCTCCTCAACAAGGCAATGGAAATCCATTTGGGAATACTTCAAATAACAGTAACAGTTCTGCACCAGCAGATCCGTTTGCTAATTCTGGAGACTCAATTGATATTTCCGATGACGATTTACCATTCTAG
- the rpsR gene encoding 30S ribosomal protein S18: MAQQRRGGRRRRKVDFIAANHIEYIDYKDVDLLARFVSERGKILPRRVTGTSAKNQRKLTIAIKRSRIMGLMPFVAED, from the coding sequence ATGGCTCAACAAAGACGTGGCGGCCGTCGCCGTCGTAAAGTTGATTTTATCGCAGCAAACCACATCGAGTACATTGATTACAAAGATGTTGATTTGTTAGCTCGTTTCGTCTCAGAACGTGGAAAAATTCTTCCACGTCGTGTGACTGGAACTAGTGCCAAAAACCAACGTAAATTAACAATTGCTATCAAACGTTCACGCATCATGGGATTAATGCCTTTCGTTGCTGAAGACTAA
- a CDS encoding DHH family phosphoesterase, whose product MDNNNSKGNGQLPPFLHNTRLRRIMIFIAVTVIYGVVVSFLYSVVSAIVLVAISIVGLIYTIVMMNEISSDTNKYIADLSYRIHRGEQEALLEMPIGVLVLGENKKIEWANPFLLNYFKDENVLQKSLGDLDHNLEEAILKYEDSNEFHTITWHDNKFSMLVQREYNTIYFLDITKYAKLEERYDNEQITVGQIFLDNYDEVTQSMTDQEISNLSNYVTNELASWSQKYGMYLKQIDDDHFFLLAYVKALNEVENDKFNILDVVRESTSKQNFPLTLSIGISYGDEDLNSLADQAQSNLDLALGRGGDQVVVRELDGTARFYGGKTNPMEKRTRVRARMISQALNELMNDSDQVFVQGHTRPDMDSLGACLGIRRIAQMNGKKCWIVLDKEQVHSDIQRLLQETKSYPEINDAIITPGEAITKATDNSLLIMVDHSKPSISISEEVYEMMAKKVVIIDHHRRGEEFPENPMLVYIEPYASSTCELITEMFEYQSHEEEPINKVEATAMLTGIFVDTQRFSMRTGTRTFDAASYLRSTGADSNDMQQLMKENVDNYLERNHLISLVEFFNDDMALITGEDDKAYDSVTAAQACDSLLTMSGVDAAFIITKRLDGLVGVSARSTGNINVQIIMERMGGGGHLSSGATQIADKSVSEVKEMLLETIKNIDDNE is encoded by the coding sequence ATGGATAATAATAATTCAAAAGGAAATGGTCAACTACCACCATTTCTGCATAATACTAGACTAAGACGAATTATGATTTTTATCGCAGTCACAGTAATTTACGGGGTCGTTGTTTCGTTCCTATATAGTGTGGTTTCAGCGATTGTTCTTGTGGCCATTAGTATTGTTGGATTGATATATACAATAGTTATGATGAATGAAATCAGTTCTGATACGAATAAGTATATAGCTGATTTATCATATAGAATTCATCGTGGTGAACAAGAAGCCCTTTTAGAAATGCCAATTGGTGTATTGGTATTAGGCGAAAACAAAAAAATTGAATGGGCTAATCCATTCTTGCTAAATTATTTTAAAGATGAGAATGTGCTTCAAAAGTCACTTGGGGACTTAGATCATAATCTTGAAGAAGCCATCTTAAAGTATGAGGATTCCAATGAATTTCATACCATCACATGGCATGATAACAAGTTTTCAATGCTTGTCCAACGGGAATATAACACTATTTATTTCTTAGACATTACTAAGTATGCCAAGCTAGAGGAACGTTACGACAACGAACAAATCACGGTTGGACAGATCTTCCTAGATAACTATGATGAAGTTACCCAGTCGATGACTGACCAAGAAATTTCGAACCTTAGTAACTATGTGACTAATGAGCTCGCCTCGTGGTCACAAAAATATGGTATGTATTTGAAACAAATTGACGATGATCATTTCTTCTTATTAGCCTATGTTAAGGCATTAAATGAAGTTGAAAATGACAAGTTTAATATTTTGGATGTGGTTCGTGAAAGTACATCTAAACAAAACTTCCCATTAACATTAAGTATCGGTATTTCTTATGGTGATGAAGACTTAAATAGTTTAGCGGATCAAGCTCAAAGTAATTTGGACTTGGCACTTGGTCGAGGTGGTGACCAGGTAGTTGTCCGTGAACTTGATGGAACTGCTAGGTTCTACGGTGGAAAAACTAACCCAATGGAGAAACGTACTAGAGTCCGGGCTAGAATGATTTCTCAAGCCTTAAATGAGTTGATGAATGATTCTGATCAAGTATTTGTTCAAGGACATACTAGACCTGATATGGATTCATTAGGAGCTTGTTTGGGAATTAGAAGAATTGCTCAGATGAATGGTAAAAAATGTTGGATTGTTCTTGATAAAGAGCAAGTTCACTCAGATATCCAACGACTACTTCAAGAAACTAAAAGTTATCCAGAAATCAATGATGCAATCATTACTCCTGGCGAGGCTATAACTAAGGCTACCGATAATAGTTTATTGATTATGGTGGATCATTCTAAGCCTTCAATTAGTATTTCTGAAGAGGTTTATGAAATGATGGCTAAAAAGGTGGTTATTATTGATCACCACCGTCGAGGAGAAGAATTTCCAGAAAATCCAATGTTGGTCTACATTGAACCTTACGCTTCTTCAACATGTGAGTTGATCACTGAAATGTTTGAATATCAATCTCACGAAGAAGAACCAATTAATAAGGTTGAAGCTACAGCAATGCTTACCGGTATTTTTGTAGATACTCAACGCTTCTCAATGAGAACTGGTACCAGAACCTTTGATGCGGCCAGTTACTTGAGATCAACAGGTGCTGATTCGAATGATATGCAACAATTAATGAAGGAAAACGTTGATAATTACCTTGAACGAAACCATTTGATTTCGTTAGTTGAATTTTTCAATGACGATATGGCACTTATTACTGGTGAAGATGATAAAGCATACGATTCAGTTACCGCTGCACAAGCATGTGATTCATTATTGACTATGTCAGGAGTAGACGCCGCATTTATCATTACCAAGCGACTAGATGGTTTAGTTGGAGTCTCAGCTAGAAGTACGGGGAATATCAACGTACAGATCATCATGGAACGAATGGGTGGCGGTGGTCACCTTTCAAGTGGTGCTACTCAAATCGCTGACAAGTCAGTGAGTGAAGTTAAAGAAATGCTGCTTGAAACCATCAAGAATATCGATGATAATGAATAG
- the rplI gene encoding 50S ribosomal protein L9, which translates to MRVIFLQDVRGKGKRGDIKEVPDGYAQNFLIKQGKAKAATPTAMSQLKGQQKAEEKKAEEVLEDAQKVKAVLENDDTVVELTAKAGSDGRLFGSIPSKQIASALDKQYGIKLDKRKIELNEPIRVAGYTNVPVKLHPQVTAKIRVHVTEQ; encoded by the coding sequence ATGAGAGTAATTTTTTTACAAGATGTTCGTGGAAAAGGTAAACGTGGTGATATCAAGGAAGTTCCTGATGGTTATGCACAAAACTTTTTGATTAAGCAAGGTAAGGCTAAAGCTGCTACACCAACTGCAATGAGTCAACTTAAGGGACAACAAAAGGCTGAAGAAAAGAAAGCTGAAGAAGTCTTAGAAGATGCTCAAAAAGTTAAGGCAGTTCTTGAAAACGACGACACAGTTGTTGAATTAACTGCGAAAGCCGGTTCTGATGGCCGATTATTTGGCTCAATTCCAAGTAAACAAATCGCTTCTGCACTTGATAAGCAATATGGAATCAAGCTGGATAAGCGTAAAATTGAGCTTAATGAGCCAATTCGGGTAGCTGGATACACTAACGTGCCTGTAAAGCTTCACCCTCAAGTGACCGCTAAAATCCGGGTTCACGTAACTGAACAATAA
- the dnaB gene encoding replicative DNA helicase — translation MNNEPMNELPPQNVDAEKAVLGAIFLSTDALIEAMEYLDPGDFYKRSHQIIFQVMVDLNDKDQAIDVVTVSDMLTDQNNLEDAGGIAYIAELAGSVPTAANIVYYAKIVKDKAVLRRLIQTATNIVTNSYGTEDDVETVLDNAERDIMNVAENRNQSGFKPIKDVLNSAFSEIDRLSQDGDEITGLSTGYPELDKITTGLHDDELVILAARPAVGKTAFALNVAQNVGTKTDKAVAIFSLEMSAESLVNRMLCAEGSINANHLRTGQLTEEEWQNLVVAMGSLSRANIYIDDTPGIKMSEIRAKCRRLEKETGNMGLVVIDYLQLIEGGNRENRQQEVSDISRQLKKLAKELHVPVISLSQLSRGVEQRQDKRPVLSDIRESGSIEQDADIVAFLYRDDYYEREDGEDDDSGGQNDDDMGDVGEVEVIIEKNRSGPRGTIKLLFVKSYNKFSSIAYVPEAN, via the coding sequence ATGAACAACGAACCTATGAATGAATTACCACCTCAAAATGTCGATGCTGAAAAAGCTGTTCTAGGAGCAATCTTTTTAAGCACCGATGCATTGATCGAGGCCATGGAATATCTGGATCCTGGGGATTTTTACAAACGTTCTCACCAGATTATTTTCCAGGTCATGGTTGATTTAAATGATAAGGATCAGGCAATCGATGTTGTTACTGTATCTGATATGCTGACCGATCAAAATAATCTTGAAGATGCTGGTGGCATTGCATATATTGCTGAATTAGCTGGTTCAGTGCCAACCGCAGCTAATATTGTTTACTATGCCAAAATAGTTAAAGATAAGGCCGTTTTAAGACGTTTGATCCAAACTGCCACTAATATTGTTACCAATAGTTACGGTACGGAAGATGACGTTGAAACGGTCCTTGATAACGCTGAACGAGACATCATGAACGTGGCTGAAAATCGGAATCAATCTGGATTCAAGCCAATCAAAGATGTCTTAAACTCTGCTTTTAGTGAAATTGACCGATTATCTCAAGACGGCGACGAAATCACTGGATTATCAACTGGTTATCCCGAACTCGATAAAATAACTACTGGGTTGCATGATGATGAATTGGTCATTTTAGCAGCTCGTCCAGCCGTTGGTAAAACTGCGTTCGCGCTAAATGTCGCTCAAAATGTAGGTACCAAAACTGATAAAGCCGTTGCTATTTTCAGTTTGGAAATGAGTGCCGAATCGTTAGTTAACCGAATGTTATGTGCTGAAGGTAGTATCAACGCTAACCACTTGAGAACCGGACAATTAACCGAAGAAGAATGGCAAAACCTTGTTGTGGCGATGGGAAGCCTATCTCGAGCCAATATCTATATTGATGATACCCCAGGAATTAAGATGTCAGAAATTCGGGCTAAATGTCGCCGATTAGAAAAAGAAACTGGCAACATGGGATTAGTTGTAATCGATTATTTGCAACTGATCGAAGGTGGAAATCGAGAAAACAGACAACAAGAGGTTTCTGATATTTCTCGACAATTAAAGAAACTTGCTAAAGAACTCCATGTGCCCGTAATCTCATTGTCACAGCTTTCTCGTGGTGTGGAACAACGTCAGGATAAACGACCAGTTTTATCTGATATTCGTGAATCTGGATCAATTGAACAGGATGCTGATATCGTAGCATTCCTGTATCGTGATGATTACTATGAGCGAGAAGATGGCGAAGATGATGACTCAGGTGGTCAAAATGACGACGATATGGGTGATGTAGGTGAAGTCGAGGTAATTATCGAGAAGAACCGTTCAGGCCCTCGAGGAACCATTAAATTGCTATTTGTTAAGTCGTATAATAAATTCTCATCAATTGCATACGTGCCAGAGGCTAACTAA
- a CDS encoding DNA alkylation repair protein, whose product MADALKDVYSKDFLNKLGEAISKHYPSFDIPTFIKDTVHDDWEELKLMERRDQITQALHQQFPSDFKQAAQILRDISTTITGFAALCLPNYVAFYGREDWETSMESLGILTKASSSEFAVRPFLIAEPEKTTEQMMDWSQSDDEDQRRLASEGIRPRLPWGIRLTQFIEDPTPIFPILENLIHDDSQYVQKSVANNLNDISKDHPQLVIDFCKSHWHDSKSTDWVINRALRTLFKAGNPDVLALLGYSQQDAHLLSNISLTPSSVNVTLNQSSDLNYELTNQSNSTLPIYLGYRVHYVKKNQQTSAKDFFIKRINLKPHQTLSGHFSIKWKQLTTRTLYSGMHHIELLVNTVPTTSTDVNLTLS is encoded by the coding sequence ATGGCGGATGCTCTAAAAGATGTTTATTCAAAAGATTTCTTAAATAAGTTAGGCGAGGCAATTTCTAAACACTATCCAAGTTTCGATATACCTACATTTATTAAAGACACGGTACATGATGACTGGGAAGAATTAAAACTAATGGAGCGTCGTGATCAAATTACTCAAGCTCTTCATCAACAATTCCCAAGTGATTTTAAGCAGGCAGCTCAAATTTTACGTGATATCAGTACGACTATTACGGGCTTTGCCGCATTATGCTTGCCAAATTATGTTGCATTTTATGGCAGAGAAGATTGGGAAACTTCGATGGAATCCCTAGGGATCTTAACTAAAGCATCCTCATCAGAATTCGCTGTTCGACCATTTTTAATTGCGGAACCAGAAAAGACAACAGAACAAATGATGGATTGGTCACAGAGCGATGATGAAGATCAAAGACGGCTTGCGAGTGAGGGAATTCGGCCACGATTGCCATGGGGCATCCGCCTGACACAATTCATTGAAGATCCAACACCTATTTTTCCGATTTTAGAAAACCTAATTCATGACGACAGCCAATACGTTCAAAAGAGTGTCGCAAACAATCTAAACGATATAAGTAAGGATCATCCCCAATTAGTGATCGATTTTTGTAAATCTCACTGGCACGATTCTAAATCTACTGACTGGGTCATCAATCGTGCTCTTCGAACACTTTTTAAGGCTGGTAACCCAGATGTCTTAGCTCTGCTAGGATACAGCCAGCAAGACGCTCATTTGCTATCAAACATTTCATTAACGCCATCTTCAGTAAATGTTACCCTAAATCAAAGCTCAGACTTAAATTACGAACTTACTAATCAATCCAATAGCACCTTGCCAATTTATCTCGGATATCGCGTGCATTACGTCAAAAAAAATCAGCAAACATCTGCCAAAGATTTTTTCATTAAAAGAATCAATTTGAAGCCGCATCAAACACTCAGTGGACACTTCTCAATTAAGTGGAAACAACTAACTACGCGCACCTTATATTCCGGTATGCATCATATTGAATTGCTGGTCAACACAGTGCCAACAACTAGTACAGATGTTAATCTAACGCTTTCTTAA
- the yycF gene encoding response regulator YycF, with protein MAKKILVVDDEKPIVDIEKFNLNKEGYEVYVAYDGEEALEQVKEVDPDLIILDLMLPKMDGLEVAREVRKTKDTPIIMVTAKDSELDKVLGLELGADDYVTKPFSNRELVARVKANLRRQATPSNTDDQNEVTKDIEIGDLVIHPDAYSVSKRGESIELTHREFELLHYLAQHIGQVMTREHLLQTVWGYDYFGDVRTVDVTVRRLREKVEDNPSHPAWLVTRRGVGYYLRNPENE; from the coding sequence ATGGCCAAAAAGATATTAGTAGTCGATGATGAAAAGCCAATCGTCGATATTGAAAAATTTAATTTAAATAAAGAAGGTTACGAAGTATACGTAGCCTATGATGGTGAAGAAGCACTTGAACAAGTTAAGGAAGTTGATCCCGATTTAATTATTCTTGATTTGATGTTGCCAAAAATGGATGGGCTTGAAGTCGCCCGTGAAGTTAGAAAAACTAAGGACACACCAATTATCATGGTAACTGCTAAAGATTCTGAACTTGATAAAGTTCTAGGACTTGAATTAGGAGCCGATGATTATGTTACTAAGCCATTCTCAAATAGAGAACTTGTAGCTCGTGTTAAAGCTAATTTGCGTCGTCAAGCTACACCAAGTAATACCGATGACCAAAATGAAGTTACTAAAGATATTGAAATTGGTGATTTAGTTATTCATCCGGATGCATACTCAGTCTCTAAACGCGGTGAGAGCATTGAATTAACTCACCGTGAGTTTGAATTGCTCCATTATCTTGCTCAACATATTGGTCAAGTCATGACTCGTGAACATTTGTTACAAACTGTTTGGGGTTACGATTATTTTGGAGATGTTAGAACAGTTGACGTCACGGTTCGTCGTCTACGTGAAAAAGTTGAAGATAACCCAAGTCATCCAGCCTGGTTAGTTACTAGACGTGGAGTAGGGTACTACTTAAGAAACCCAGAAAACGAATAG
- the walK gene encoding cell wall metabolism sensor histidine kinase WalK codes for MNGKIKFYQSIKFKIALVFALVLLLTLEIVGAVFVKQLEHQNLSTFKNQVQLQTYVSKSLTTQLSRTNVQLANRQIRTILNDAESVNSAQIQVVDSNGTIRGTNQVNNQAIVGQKTTDNSVKSALYSGKPIEKDTFNSANNDRYYTRITPLMKSTGNNRQVVGAVFVKVNLDTVYQQINSITAIYLFAASIAIILGLLISIVISRAITNPIEEMKKQTLRIARGDYSGQVHIYGNDELGQLASAVNNLSVRVEESHESTESERRRLDSVLANMTDGVLATDRRGNVTIINEMAVSFLDITEEDVMGRSILDVLDIKDNYSLRDLLEQPDDVIIDLSNDDQDLILHAHFSLIQRESGFISGLVCVLRDITEQQRIDQDRKQFVSNVSHELRTPLTSMRSYIEALTDGAWQDPELAPKFLKVTQDETDRMIRMINDLLTLSRMESGTQKMENELVNINELFNYVLNRFDMIIEKDDHPEKTYSIKRYFTKRDLWVELDTDRFTQVLDNIMNNAIKYSPDGGTITCRLYETRNKVIMSINDQGLGIPRKDLPHIFDRFYRVDKARSRKQGGTGLGLAISKEVVEALGGQLWAESIEGKGSTFYIALPYEPLAEEDLWDEV; via the coding sequence TTGAACGGAAAAATCAAATTTTATCAATCAATAAAATTTAAAATTGCGCTAGTTTTCGCCCTAGTTCTATTATTGACTCTCGAAATTGTGGGAGCCGTTTTTGTTAAACAACTAGAACACCAAAACTTGTCGACTTTTAAGAATCAGGTTCAGTTACAAACATATGTTAGTAAGTCACTAACTACACAATTGTCGCGGACCAATGTCCAGTTAGCTAATCGACAAATCCGAACGATTTTAAATGATGCTGAGTCTGTGAATTCAGCTCAAATTCAAGTGGTTGATAGTAATGGAACGATTCGAGGGACTAACCAAGTCAACAATCAAGCAATCGTTGGCCAAAAAACTACTGACAATTCGGTTAAGAGTGCTTTGTACTCTGGTAAACCAATTGAAAAAGATACCTTCAATTCAGCCAACAATGACCGGTACTATACGCGAATTACGCCTTTAATGAAGAGTACAGGCAATAATCGTCAGGTCGTTGGTGCTGTGTTCGTGAAGGTTAATTTGGACACGGTTTATCAGCAAATCAATAGTATTACAGCAATTTACTTATTTGCTGCTTCAATTGCCATTATCTTAGGACTGTTGATCTCAATCGTAATTTCTCGAGCAATCACTAACCCAATTGAAGAAATGAAGAAACAAACCCTCAGAATCGCTAGAGGAGACTATTCCGGACAAGTTCATATTTATGGTAATGATGAGTTAGGACAACTCGCGAGTGCTGTTAATAACCTTTCTGTGAGAGTTGAGGAGTCTCATGAGTCCACAGAATCTGAAAGACGGCGACTCGATTCAGTTTTAGCCAACATGACCGATGGTGTGCTAGCAACTGATCGCCGTGGTAACGTCACAATTATCAATGAAATGGCTGTCAGTTTCTTGGATATCACTGAAGAGGACGTGATGGGACGCTCAATTCTTGATGTTTTAGATATTAAGGATAATTACAGTCTTAGAGACTTGTTAGAGCAACCAGATGACGTCATCATTGATTTGTCTAATGATGATCAAGATTTGATTTTGCACGCCCATTTCTCACTGATTCAGCGAGAATCAGGATTTATTAGTGGTTTGGTATGTGTACTTCGTGATATCACTGAACAGCAACGAATCGACCAAGATAGAAAACAATTTGTTTCTAACGTGTCTCATGAATTGAGAACACCACTTACAAGTATGCGGTCATATATTGAGGCTTTAACGGATGGTGCTTGGCAGGATCCAGAATTAGCACCTAAGTTTTTGAAAGTTACTCAAGATGAAACAGACCGGATGATTCGAATGATCAATGACTTATTAACATTGTCACGAATGGAGTCTGGAACTCAAAAGATGGAAAACGAGTTAGTTAACATCAATGAGTTATTTAACTATGTCTTAAATCGATTTGACATGATTATTGAAAAAGATGATCATCCAGAAAAAACATATTCGATTAAACGTTACTTCACTAAACGTGATTTGTGGGTTGAATTAGATACTGACCGCTTCACTCAAGTGTTAGATAACATTATGAATAACGCTATCAAATACTCGCCAGATGGTGGTACTATCACTTGTCGTTTATATGAAACTAGAAACAAAGTGATTATGAGTATCAATGACCAAGGTTTGGGAATCCCTAGAAAGGACTTACCACACATTTTCGATCGATTCTACCGAGTTGATAAGGCTCGTTCTAGAAAACAAGGGGGAACTGGTCTAGGACTAGCTATCTCTAAAGAAGTTGTGGAAGCACTTGGTGGCCAATTGTGGGCAGAGAGTATCGAAGGGAAAGGTTCAACATTCTATATTGCCCTTCCATATGAACCGTTAGCAGAGGAGGACTTGTGGGATGAGGTTTAG